One Pseudomonas sp. MM213 genomic window, TCAATTGTCTTGGGGAAGGGTTTTGTTATACCGAAAAAAGTTGCAGAGGCGTTAATTAGCAAAGATCCGAAGAACAAAGATGTTTTATTTCCATACTTGCGGGGCGAGGATTTTACGTCTAGTCCAAATCAACTCCCGTCGCTCTGGGTAATAAATTTCTTTGACTGGCCGTTGGATAGAGACTCGGGGGTTGAAGGATACAGTGGTCCGGTTGCAAGTGACTATCCAGACGCTCTGGAAATTATCAGAACAACGGTTAAGCCTGAAAGGACCAGAGTAGATGAGAATGGCGAGTATGTTCTCAGGAAGCCGCTTCCACAAAAATGGTGGATATATGCAGATAAAAGGCCTGGGCTCTACTCAAGAATAAAAGAATTTCGTCGAGTGTTGTTTCATTCGTTCACGGGTAAGTATGTTTCATTTGACTTTGTGCCAACCGGCTACGTATATGCTGGACCACACAATGTATTTGCTCTTGAGCAGTTTTCTGAGTTTGCTGTCCTTCAGTCATCGATTCATCAGGTATGGGCATGGCGGGTTGGGTCCACAATGCGAAATGATCTCCGTTACTCGAATAAGCAAGTTTTCGAAACGTTCGCATGGCCAAGTTCTTTTTCTGAACTTGAGTGTGTAGGGGGGAGTTTTCATCAGAAGCGCCATCAGTTAATGAGCTCTAAAAAAATTGGGTTGACTGGTTTGCTTAATCAGTTTCATGATGGTTTGGATGATTCAATTGAAATGCAAGAGTTGAGAAAACTCTTTGCTGGCATGGACTTGGCTGTTCTTGCTTCATATGGCTGGAGCGACATTGATCTTCAGCATGATTTTCATGAGGTGGGCTACCTTCCAGAGCAAGATTGCATTCGATTCACTATCTCGGAATCTGCGCGAGTTGAGATCCTTCGGCGGCTTTCAAGTTTAAATCGACAGCGCTACGAAGTAGAAAATGCCCAAGGGTTTAATGTAGGGGTAGCCACGAAGCAACTTCCGCGTGCTAGTCGAGACCAAGGTGAGCCAACACCTCAACAGGGCCTAGATTTCGGTGATCCGATCGTTACGGTTGCTAGTAAGTCGGGAGATGGGAGTTTAGCGAGCGTAATTCTCGAGTGCTTGCGTGGACGTTCGATTTGGCTTGCCAAGAGCGAAATACTCGCAGCTACCAACCTCCTCGATGGGCAATGGAATACTGCGATCAATGACTTAATAGTTCGTGGTCTAGTCGAGCGACAAGGGGAGCGGCGCGGTGCGAGGTACCGTGCTACTACCTCTGTGCTGGAAAACTGACTGTCGTTACGTCGTGGGATGGTGGCCAGCTCTGCCTTTCGAGCTGCTTATGAGCTGTGTTGAAATCGGCTGAGGAATGCTCATTCACAATGTGTAATTCTCGTCCTCAGCCGATGTTACTTAGCTTTAAATGACCTCTGCCCAGAGGTCGTACTCGTCGGCATCAATGACACGTACACGCACCTTGTCGCCAGGTTTAAGCGGCTTCTTGCTGTCTACATAGACGTTGCCGTCGATCTCGGGGGCGTCAGCAGCAGAGCGGCCGATTGCGCCTTCCTCATTGGCTTCATCGATTAGTACGTCGATTTCCTTGCCGATTTTCAGCTGCAGGCGCGCGGCGCTGATCGCTTGTTGGTGAGCCATGAAGCGGTCCCAGCGGTCCTGTTTGACGTCGTCTGGCACGATTTCGGCGTCTAAGTCATTGGCCGGTGCGCCTTCTACTGGGGAGTACTGGAAGCAGCCCACGCGGTCGAGCTGGGCTTCGGTCAGCCAGTCGAGCAGATACTGGAAGTCTTCTTCAGTTTCACCGGGGAAACCGACGATGAATGTGGAGCGGATGGTCAGCTCGGGGCAGATTTCGCGCCATTGCTTGATGCGCGCCAGGGTCTTGTCTTCGAAGGCCGGGCGTTTCATGGCCTTAAGCACTTTCGGACTGGCGTGCTGGAAGGGGATATCCAGGTAGGGCAGCAGTTTGCCCTGAGCCATCAGCGGGATAACGTGGTCGACATTGGGGTATGGGTAGACGTAATGCAGGCGCACCCAAACACCCATTGATGACAGCGCTTCACAGAGTTCTAGCATGCGGGTCTTCACCGGCTGACCGTTCCAGAAGTCCATCTTGTATTTGAGGTCAACGCCGTAGGCGCTGGTGTCCTGGGAAATCACCAGCAGCTCTTTGACGCCGGATTTGACCAGGCGCTGGGCTTCGTCGAGCACATCACCGACCGGGCGGCTGACCAGTTTGCCGCGCATCGAGGGGATGATGCAGAAGCTGCAGCTGTGGTTGCAGCCTTCGGAAATCTTCAGGTAGGCGTAGTGGCGCGGGGTCAGCTTGATGCCTTGCGGTGGCACCAGGTCGATCAGCGGGTTGTGATCCTGACGCGGCGGCACAACGTCGTGGACGGCGTTGACCACTTGTTCGTATTGCTGCGGGCCGGTCACCGAGAGCACGCTCGGGTGAATCTTGCGGATATTGCCTTCTTCGACACCCATACAGCCGGTGACGATGACCTTGCCATTTTCCTTGATGGCTTCACCAATCACTTCCAGGGACTCGGCCTTGGCGCTGTCGATAAAACCGCAGGTGTTGACCACCACGACGTCGGCGTCCTGATAGGTGGACACGACTTCGTAACCTTCCATACGCAGTTGCGTCAGGATGCGCTCGGAGTCGACGGTCGCTTTCGGGCAGCCAAGCGATACGAATCCGACTTTCGGAGTGGCGGTGGACATGGGGCTAACCTCGGTGGGCGCTCTGGTGGCGCTACTGATCAAAAAATGCGCAATTTTAGCGGTGCGGTCGGCACTTGACTAGTACCCCTCTGAATCGAGTCTTACAGTGCAGGGATCTACCATGCCCTAAGAATGGGGCGCTATGGCGCTGATTCAGGTTGCGGAGTGGGAAGCTGCTATCCGGGTTACCATCCAGGCCGAACTGTCTCCAGGGTAGGGGGGGATTTGGCAAGTGAGCCTAGTGGCTCTGGTTCCAGAGAGCCCTGTAGCCAGGAGGGCTGGGGGTATGGCGTGCGTGGCACGATGCGCCAATGGTGGAGCAAGAACGTGTCCTGAGCCGGTGTTAAAGTACCGAGAATCTCGTCAAAATGGAAAATATTGTGAATGAGGGCCGAAGAGTGAGCATGGAAGAGCGCAAAGGCGAGAGGAGCCTGGAGGCATGGGTTATCGTTGATCAAGGCTTGGAGCGTGATGCTCGCCTGGCCGACAAAGGGGTTCGCCTGAGGGGGCGGCACCCAGCCTTGCACGAAGGTGCCTGGGTTCTAGTTCTGAACCCAGCTGGTAGCATCGTTCGCATTGGCCATGTGCTGTGTGTACGTGTTGATACGGACTGCACTTCCTTGTATTTCGACAAGGCCAAGACGATAGAACCTGCAGTGGGGATCGGTAGCACCGCTTTGCTACCTCCGACCACTGGTTGCGTCGTGCGAGCTCCATGGACCGAGTTCGCTGAGGCTATTCCGCGTGCCCTCGGCATCACCCTTGCCGAGATTCCTCTGATCGAGAACGAGGCTTACGTTCGCGAGCTACTGCAGTGTGCCATCATGGACGATCTTTTGGGGCCTGCCGGTGGACCGGAAGAGCTCATCGTCGATATGAGCGTCCGCGATCGTTACCTCGTCGGCAAGCTTGCGCCGATGGAAAACACCGAACGCGGTGAGGATGTGGCTCCCCCGGAAAAGAATGAGGAGGACGAGCCTGCGGATCTGGAGCCGAAGTCCCAGTCGAACAAAGTCGACTCTCCTCAGAAAACTGGCGGCGGGGATTCCGAAGCCGAAGAGGAAGTGGATACGGCCTCGAACCAATCTCTCGCACCGTCGAGTATGGGCTTCACTTTTTGCGTCGATGGCGATGCGGAAAGTCTTGAGGTGGTGGTGAGTTGGGGGCGCTATGAGCGCTTCGACTCCGATGACCCTGCCCATGCCAAGGTGGTCAAGAAGGCGGTACGTGACGCCGAGGGCCGAGTGATCAAGACCACTGAGCAAGTTCTCAAGGCCAAAGTCTGGCGGCGCAAGCCTTCTGGGGGAACTTTTCAGTTGGCGCTGAAGGATGGAGTGATTTCTCCGGTCATCCCAGATTCGGCCTGCCCAGAAGTGCTCATCCAGGGGACGGTGCGTTCACCGAACGAGAAGGGTGAGCGATTGGTGACGCTATTTCTGGTGAACGGCCAAACGGAACCGGATGAAAATCGTGATACCGCCTGGGTGTTCCAGCCGGAAATCCTCGTGCGGGCCAATGACGAAAGTTCGGTGAAAGATGTATTCCGTCGCCGTCCTGCTTTGGAGGCGGATGCTGGCGCTGCGGATGATGACGATTTACGCGAGCGCTTGGCGCTGGAGATGATCTATCGCGATCGGGTCGAGTTCGCCGTGGGCCATGGCGTCGCAGTGCATGCGGTAGTTGGCCCGGATGTGGCCAAGGCGGTAGAGCTGCGCACGGCGGTGATGCCGCACTACGAAGTGCCGGTCACCGAAACGCCGGGCTTGGATCCGCAGGATCGGCCAGCGATGCGCAGATTGGTCGATGAAGGTCTGCTGGATATGAAGCGACTGGCAGAACTGGAGAGAGGCCAACTCGTCGCTGCACTCGGGATACTGACCGAGGACTATGCAGCATGGATCGAAGATCAGCGCGCACGCATCGAGAGCGATGCGGCCGGCTATGCGCAGCGGGCCGATGAGGCGCTGAGCCACTGTGAGTCGATCCTTATTCGTCTGCGCGAGGGCGTGGGGCTGCTGGCGACGGATGACAAGGCCCTGGCGGCCTTCCGTTTCGCTAACCGAGCGATGGCGATCCAGCGGGTGCATAGCGCGTGCGCTTTGCAGCGTCGTCGCGGGCGTGCTGTCGAGCTGGCGGAGTTCGATGTACCGAAGAACCGCTCCTGGCGTCCTTTTCAGTTGGCTTTCCTGCTGCTGTCCGTTCCTGGGCTGACCGATCCGAAGCATACAGATCGCACTCAGCCTCTGCAGGCCCATGCGGATCTGCTCTGGTTCCCAACGGGCGGTGGCAAGACCGAGGCCTACCTGGGCGTGGCTGCATTCACCATGGCGATTCGCCGCCTACAAGGAAACTTGGGGGGCTACGATTCGTCTCGCGGGCTGGCAGTGATCATGCGTTACACCCTGCGTTTGCTGACTTTGCAGCAGTTCCAGCGAGCTACCGCGTTGATCTGCGCGATGGAGCATATTCGTCGGGAAGCTCTGGCCACGGGCGACAAGTCCCTTGGCGAGAGCGCATTCACCATCGGCCTTTGGGTCGGTAACAAGGTGACGCCAGGTACTACGGAGGATAGCCACAAGTTCATTGAGGCCGTTCGCACCCCGGGAAGAAACCCTACCGGAATGGCTTCGCCGGCACAGCTGACAGGCTGCCCTTGGTGCGGAACCGAGATAGATCCGTGCAGAGACATTGAGGTCGACAAGATAGCTGGGCGTACGACGATCTACTGTGGCGACAAGCTTAGCGCTTGCGACTTCTCGCGCGGCCGTTCGAGCAAGCAGGCACACCCTGGTTTGCCGGTGATGGTCGTGGATGAGGAAATGTATCACCGCCCACCATCGATGATGATTGCCACGGTGGACAAGTTCGCCATGATGGCGTGGCGTGGTTCGATAAGGAACCTGTTCGGTCGGGTATCGAAGGAGTGTTCCCGGCATGGATTGCTCTGGCCTGGCTCGGATTGCAATACCGGCCACAGGGCTGTCGCGGGTAGGGCGGTTGCGACGGTCAAGACTATCTCTCCGGTGCGGCCTCCGGATCTGATCATCCAGGACGAGTTCCACCTGATCAGCGGTCCCTTGGGAACCATGGTGGGTCTCTACGAGAGTACGGTCGATGAGCTGTGCACGTGGCAGTTGGATGGTGAAGCGATCCGGCCGAAGGTGATCGCCTCCACTGCTACCGTGCGCAAGGCGCAGCAGCAGGTCAACAACGTATTCATGCGCCAGGTCTCGGTGTTCCCGCCCCATGGCTTGGACGTCGAGGACAACTTCTTCTCAGTGCAGCGGCCCATCGGGCAGAAACCAGGGCGGCGTTATCTTGGTATCTGCTCTCCGGGCAGCTCACGGCCGGCGATGTTGATCCGTGTCTACACGGCAGCGCTGACCGCGGCTCAAGCGCTGTTCGATCGATTCGGCAAAGCCGCCGACCCTTACATGACCATGGTGGGCTACTTCAACTCGTTGCGAGAGCTGGGTGGCATGAAGCGTCTGGCCGAGGACGACGTGCAGACTCGTGCGTACCGTGTGCAAATGAGCATGGTGCAGCGGCCCGGTCTGGCACAGCGCAGCGTCATGAATATCCGCGAACTGACTTCTCGGGTTTCGAGCCAGGACATCCCCAAGTATCTCGATCAGCTCGAAGTGATGTTCAAGTCCGAATGGGATCCCGAGAAAGGTAGGTACGTGACCAAGTGGGAGGAGGGCGATGCGCGTGCGATCGACATCGTGTTGGCGACCAACATGCTGTCGGTCGGTGTCGACGTCAACCGCCTGGGCATCATGGCGGTCAACGGTCAGCCGAAAGGGACGGCGGAATACATCCAAGCGACCAGCCGTGTGGGGCGTCAATTTCCCGGTCTGGTCTGTACCGTCCTGACGTGGGCTCGTCCACGCGATCTATCCCATTACGAGACCTTCGAGCATTACCACGCGACCTTCTACAAGCACGTCGAGGCGCAGTCGGTCACACCGTTCTCGCCGCGCGCGATGGATCGTGGTCTGACCGGCGCGATGCTGTCACTGATCCGTGCCAAGAGCGATGATTTCGCGCCGAACGACGGAGCGCAGAGCCTTAAACAGCCGAATCAGGCGGAAATGCTGGATGCCATGAAGGTGCTCGAAGCGCGCGCCGACAACATTGCGGAAGCACCTGCGAAGAAGCTCGCGGGCGACATGCTTAAGCAGCGTGCGGATCAGTGGGTGAACGAGGTAATGCAGGGGAACCGCATTTTGGCATATGAGAAGCGGGGGCCAGACAAGGACAGAACTGTTGCCTTGATCAAGGCACCAGGGGCGCAGACTTGGGATAACTGGACGGTACCAATGTCGATGCGTGAGGTCGAGCCTGGAGTTCGTTTGGTCATGAACTCGGCAAAAATCAAAGACGATATTCAATGGAAGCCTCGCCCTGCGGCGGCCGATAAGGACGAATGAGTATGGCAAACGAAAAGACCCCTGTTGGCTCGGTACGGCCGAGTCAGCTGCTGTGGACCTATGGCCCAGGTGCCCTGATCGATTTGCCTAACGTGTCGGTCATAACCTCTGGAATCGACGTTTGGGACAAGGACCGCTGTCAGCCGTTGATCGAAAATCGTCTGCTCGCAGCTGTGCAGAAGGTGCTTGGCCCTCAGGTCGAATCGCTACGTATGCCGCCCTTCACTAAGGGCGATTCAGTCGAGCCTTTTTCTGCAGAAGCCAATGTTGGTGTGCCGGTTCGTCCTTTCCCCCGCTGGCTGCGTTGTGTGAAGTGTGGGCTGCTGTCTCCCTATGACAGTGGTCTGTTCGAGCTCAAGGAAAGTCGGTACCGCCCAGAGGCGACACGTTTCGTTCACCAGGGTTGTCGAGGATCTAAGGGGGATCAACCTGCGAAGGATGCCGATGCCGTTCCGGCACGTTTCCTTTTGGCTTGCAAGAATGGGCACCTGGATGACTTCCCTTGGCAGTGGTTCGTCCACAGTGGCCCCAGCGATTGCATAGGGACATTGCGCTTCTACGAAAGCGGCGCGTCTCTTCAGACCGAGAATCTTTGGGTGAAATGCGATACCTGCGGTGCCGCGCGTAACATGGCCCAAGCGTTCGGGCGGATCGGTAAGGAGAATTTGCCAGGTTGCCGGGGGCGACATCCTCATCTTGATCAGTTCGAACTGGATTGCGATGCGGAACCTCGAGCTGTGCTGTTGGGGGCTACCAACAGCTGGTTTCCGATTTCCTTGTCTGCGCTGGCGATACCTCAGGCGAAGGATGGGCTGGCGCAGTTGGTAGAAGATGGTTGGAGTTTCTTCGGCGACCTGGATGAGCCGGAAGAGGTGCCCCTGACCATCAAGCTGTTGAAGAAGACTGGTTCGTTGCCCGGAATCGATCAGTATTCCGCAGAGGCAATCTGGGCTGCCATTGAGGCGTACCGGTCCGGTGACGACGAAGGCGTCACCGAGGCTGATATCAAAGGGCCTGAATGGCGAGTGCTGATTGATAATTCACCGGTGAATGATTATCCGCACTTCATGTCCGAAGCGGTAGGCGTTCCCAATGGTTTCCAAGGCAAGATCTCCAGGGTGTTGCTGCTGAAGCGCCTGCGCGAGGTCAACGCTTTGCTCGGCTTTACGCGAGTCGAGGCACCTGGCGACTCTGGCGGTAGCGGATCTGGACCGATCCAGGCACCGCTGTCACGCATGAAACCCGATTGGGTGCCCGCGAATCAGGTACACGGTGAAGGTATCTTCATTCAGTTCGATGAGCAGTCGATAGCCGAGTGGGAGCAGGGTGCCGAGGTTCAGGCTGCTGATGTGAGTCTGCGAGGCGGACATAAAGGTTGGCGGAACTCCCGACACCTACGTCCGCCAGAAGACGGTTACCCAGGTGCCCGCTACGTGATGCTGCATACCTTGGCGCATCTGCTGATCCGAGAGCTGGCGTTGGAGTGCGGATACAACGCAGCCAGCATTAGAGAGCGGATCTATGCTGAAGTGAGTGAAGAGGGTAATCAGTGCGGTTTCATCATCTACACGGCAGCCGCGGACTCCGATGGGACTTTGGGCGGCTTGGTCGAGCTGGGTAAGCCAGAAAACCTGGAGCGTCTACTAATCCAAGCTTTGCGGCGTGCGCGCATTTGCTCCTCCGATCCGCTGTGTGCTGAGCATGATCCGCAGAAAGACCGGAGTCTGCATGCAGCAGCTTGCCATGCATGTTCCTTCGTCGCGGAAACCTCGTGCGAGCGTGGCAACCGTTATCTGGACCGGGCGATGGTCGTACCTACTTTCGAGAATGCCACAGCGGCATTCTTTGAGGGTGCTTGAGGTGCGCGATCTACTTATCGCGATATCCGAGTTGGTTTCCATCGTCTCCTTTGACCGTATCGCCGCTTTGGCGACCAAGGTCAGGGGAATTGACGCAGCCAAAGCTGGGGATCTTGGAGCTGGAGTGTTGTCTGCAAAGGCGAGCAATGCGCTCAAGGTGATGATTAGTGCTTGGAAGGAGTCACCCTCCAGTGGAGAGACCCTGGCTGCAATGCTTTTGGCCGCTGCTCATGCATTTCGCCATGCGGAGAATCGGCAGAGGATTGAGCTCGTATGGACTGGTCCGACCACAGGGCTCGTTCCTGCTCGGCGAACCGAGCAGGCATTGATCCAGGTGATTGATGCTGCTCAGCAACGATTGTTTGTCACGAGTTATGTTGCTTACGACATTGAGTCGATCGCCAAGGCTCTGAAATCAGCGGCAGAGCGAGGTGTAAAGATCGAGTTCTTGATGGAGCTCTCGAGTGCGCAAGGTGGCAAGGTTAGCATCGACCCTATCGGTAATCTGCAGAAGATAGTTCCGGATGCACTGTTCTATGTCTGGAAAGACAAAGGTGCAGCGTTCGTTAATGGCAGTGTGCATGCGAAAGTCGCAGTGGCAGATGGGGCATATTGCTTCATCACCAGTGCTAATTTGACCGGATACGCAATGGATCAGAACATGGAGGCTGGGGTCTTGGTTTCTGGCGATCTATTGCCTGAGCAGCTCCATCGACATTTGGAAGCCTTGGCGATAACAGGGGTGATTGTTCCTATTGGTGGGTGATGGACTTATTCAACTTGCGAAGTTACATCTAGTCGATAAGAGGCGGGGTACACGTGAGTTCAGGTACGTCGCGAAGCGACATCATGCGGGCCGTCAAGCGGGCCCACACAAGACCGGAGGTTGTCGTTCGCCAAGCACTACATGCTTTAGGGCTCAGGTTTCGTCTGCATCGCCGAGATCTCCCCGGTTCGCCGGACATAGTCCTGCCGAAATTCCGGACGGTGGTCTTCGTGCATGGGTGTTTCTGGCACCGACATCCTGACTGCCGCTACGCGACTACCCCTAAGAGTAGACAGGAGTATTGGCTACCCAAGTTCGAAGCGAATGTAGAGCGTGATGCGCGGAAGGAAGCTCAGTTGCGAGAACTGGGCTGGCGTGTACTGGTGATGTGGGAGTGTGAAACTAAGAGCCTTGAGGCGCTGGAGGCCCGCCTCAGGCTTGAATTCGATCTTCCGCTTGGCGAACCGCTTCATAGGCCCTGATGTGTTGCATCAGGCTTTCTCCAATCACTTCTCCCAATCGCACCGGAACTGCGTTGCCGATCATGCGGCCAACGGCTTTGAAGGTGATCCGCTCTGGCTCCATGAACACGTAGTTTCTAGGAAAGGACTGTAGGATCGCTGCTTCACGCAGTGATAGAGCGCGGGCCTGATCAGGGTGACCGAAACGTCCGTTCCCGAAACCGTAGCAGAGGGTGGTCATCGTCGGGCTGGGGCAATCTGCGCGCATACGCCCGTATACGCTCGGATATGTTTTGCCGCTCGCTTTGCGATGGCATTCGGCGACTAGCTCCGGCGGCCAATCTTTCCAGGTTCCGCCCGGCCTGGAGTGAATGATGCGTCGCATGTTGATCGGGGTGAGTGTTGCTGCCCGGTGAAGTGGATCGTTCGGGTCACATTCTCCGGCCGCTAGGCGAGGCAGTGCGCCGATGGCGTCCTCGACATTGACTGGGGCGTCCAGATGCGTGGGAGGGATGATGCTTATGGGTATTCCCAGTTTGGAGGCGAGCAGAACATGGCGACGTCGCTGCTGTGGCAAACCGTATTCGACGCAAGCCACTCGCCCGTCCCAGATCTCGTAACCTTGGTCCCTTAGGCTTTGTACGAAGTCGTGGTAGACCTCGTGCTTGGTGACGTCAGGAACGTTTTCCATGGTTACCAGGTGAGGCTCAGTTTCTTCGATGAGGCGGCTGAAGTGATAGAGCAGCGGCCACTTACGATCGTTGCGGGTGTCTTTGCCTTGGTTGTAGGTCGAGAACGGTTGGCAAGGCGCACAACCGGCAAGTAGCCTGTATCGGTCAGGACGATACCAGGCCAGCAACTCTTCGGCTGTCACTTCCTGTACGTCTTTTTTGACAAAAGCAGCCTGGTTGTTCTCCTGGTAGGCGTATGCACATTGGCCTTCGATGTCGTACCCGGCATGCACTGTAATGCCGGTGTTGCGCATGCCAGCGGTGAGGCCACCAGCGCCACAGAAAAGGTCAACAGCATCAATCATTGGGATAGGTCCTCTTAGCAGGAGGTATTCTAGCTGGAACCTTTGTAAAGATCGAGCACGATATTTGGCACCGCTATCATATCGTGAGCTGTGTTTCGTGGACTTATGCCTTTGCTCTGATCGCCCGAACCTGTTCCATGCTCAGAAATTTGGTAAGTGGAGGGTGTCGGGCTGAACATCCCGAATCCGACCACTGCTAAATGGTGGCGGCAAAAATCCGGTCCGTTCAACCTATGGTGTCCCGGCTCATGCCAATAGTCTAGGTACGCTCGCTGGACAAGCTTTAGCTGAGATACAGGCACTTCAAGCATCTGCTGCTTGCTCACCGTATCCGAGGCAAAATCTGAAGCTGTCAGAACTTGCTTCCATGAACTGTAATCCAGCAGATTGATCGCTCGCTGAACGAGCACAAGTGATTTTATTGGATTCACCTGATCAAACTCCTCGTGCTCAGTGAAACCTTTTCGGTTGAGGTATATAAATCTCGCCGCCGATGCCAGCGACTCAGACTCTCCCAAATACAATCCGCATTGAAATGCCTCAGTTTGAAAGGGACAGTCGTGGTCAACTGACCGACCGAAAGCGCTGTTACCTACGCGGCCTTTCTTCGCGACCTGTTGTGATGATTTGGTAAATTCTTACTTGCATAAGTCACAAAAAAAGATTGAAGAGCCAACCCTGTAAATGGGCTGGTTCTTCAGTCTTTTTTTGTAGGTGATGGATCTTCTGGGTGCATGTGGGGGAGTGACGGACTCACCGTTGTTTGGCGCTGCTTGAAATGCGGGTGTCTGCTTTTCTCAGGAGGCAAGCGAAAAGACCGCATCCCAGCACGACGGCAATCAACAGAGGCGGAAAGCGCAGCATCAAGCAGATAGCCAGCACGAAGGCACTGCTGCCGGCGAGTACGCAAATGAAAATGAACAAAGTGAGAAAAAATCGAGGCACTGTCATGGACGTCTTTCCTGTAATGGGATGCTTAAAGTGCGAGTGATGGTGTGTCTTGCTGGATTGGATACTTATAGATAGCCGCGTTCGGCCAATGACACGCAGCCTTCCGAGCCGACAACGATATGGTCCAGTGTCTGGGTGCCTACCAGGTTGAGTGCATCTTTCAGCGCATACGTCAGCTTGCGGTCTGCCTGGCTGGGTTCCGGGTCGCCAGAAGGATGGTTATGCACCAGGATTACCGCCGCCGCGTTGTGCGCGAGTACCAGCTTCACCACCTCCCGTGGATGGACGCTGGCTTCTTCCAGAGTGCCGCGAAACAACTGATGAAAGCCGAGCACGCGGTGTTTGCTATCGAGTAGCAGCACTGCAAAAACTTCGTGCTCATAGTTTTGCAGTAGCATTTGCAGGTGGCTGAATACCTGATCGGGAGAGGTCAGCAACCGACCTTTGGCGAGACGCTGACGGGCCAACTGATGCGCCATGCGCAGAATGTCGATTTCGGTGACGGGGGAATCGATGAGGTAGTGGCCGGCGGTATCGCTGGCTTTGAGCTTGTGCAGTTTCATGAGTGGTTGTCCTTTGGCTTACGCCACGAGTTGCAGGGCTGCATCCAGCGCTTTCTGTTTGATCACTGCACCTTGGCCAAACCAGGCGGAATCCATTCGGTACTCCGAGCTTCTGGCACGTCGTTCGTGATCTACGTACTCCGTCATAGCGTTCAGCAAACCCCAGGCTGTGCCGCGAGCGGAGGCCAGATCAGCGCCTCGGCCTTTTCCTTCGTACAGGCTTTGTACCTTCTCCATCGCCCGCTTGTTGGGCACCACCTCGGGAATAGGGGCATGGGCGTTGGTGTCGCACAGCACGTTCATAAAAAAGCCAAGGGCCTCTTTCGACTGAACCTTGCGTTCGGCGAGGGTGCGCATCCGGTACATGAATTCGTCCCATTGCGAGACGGCAATGCCCAGTTGTTTCTTGACAGTTTGCGGATCAAAACGCGTGCGGTGTGCCACCTTGATGGCGTGAGTGGCGCCATTCAGAGAAATGCTGAGGGTATTGTTGCAGACCACGCGAACGGTGGTGGGCGTCGCGGTGGTGGCCAATGTCCCGTCGCAGGACGTGGCCAGCAGCAAGTAGCCGTTGACCTGGTCATTACCCTTGAGCGCTGCGCCCTGACCAGTACGCGCCAGCGCCCAGAACTTGCGACCGCCCTTGAGCACGCCGGCAGTTTCCAGCTCATAGCCGGAGACCTCGGTGAGATCCCGGTAGAACTCCAGCACCTCGCGGGGCTGCACGGTGTGGTACCGCTGGGAAACCACCGACAGCGGAGCCTTGGTATCCGAACGGAAGAGCACCTTCTGTTCCGGGAAGGAATGGATAGCGCCTAGGTGGCCGACGGCATCCGACTTGAAGTGCACGAGGCTTTCTTGAATCTGCCAGTCCATGCCGGCTTCGCGTTGCCAGACTTCGATGGGTTGTTTCTGTGTGAGCTGATTGCCCAGGCCATGCCAC contains:
- the rimO gene encoding 30S ribosomal protein S12 methylthiotransferase RimO, coding for MSTATPKVGFVSLGCPKATVDSERILTQLRMEGYEVVSTYQDADVVVVNTCGFIDSAKAESLEVIGEAIKENGKVIVTGCMGVEEGNIRKIHPSVLSVTGPQQYEQVVNAVHDVVPPRQDHNPLIDLVPPQGIKLTPRHYAYLKISEGCNHSCSFCIIPSMRGKLVSRPVGDVLDEAQRLVKSGVKELLVISQDTSAYGVDLKYKMDFWNGQPVKTRMLELCEALSSMGVWVRLHYVYPYPNVDHVIPLMAQGKLLPYLDIPFQHASPKVLKAMKRPAFEDKTLARIKQWREICPELTIRSTFIVGFPGETEEDFQYLLDWLTEAQLDRVGCFQYSPVEGAPANDLDAEIVPDDVKQDRWDRFMAHQQAISAARLQLKIGKEIDVLIDEANEEGAIGRSAADAPEIDGNVYVDSKKPLKPGDKVRVRVIDADEYDLWAEVI
- the drmA gene encoding DISARM system helicase DrmA, with translation MEERKGERSLEAWVIVDQGLERDARLADKGVRLRGRHPALHEGAWVLVLNPAGSIVRIGHVLCVRVDTDCTSLYFDKAKTIEPAVGIGSTALLPPTTGCVVRAPWTEFAEAIPRALGITLAEIPLIENEAYVRELLQCAIMDDLLGPAGGPEELIVDMSVRDRYLVGKLAPMENTERGEDVAPPEKNEEDEPADLEPKSQSNKVDSPQKTGGGDSEAEEEVDTASNQSLAPSSMGFTFCVDGDAESLEVVVSWGRYERFDSDDPAHAKVVKKAVRDAEGRVIKTTEQVLKAKVWRRKPSGGTFQLALKDGVISPVIPDSACPEVLIQGTVRSPNEKGERLVTLFLVNGQTEPDENRDTAWVFQPEILVRANDESSVKDVFRRRPALEADAGAADDDDLRERLALEMIYRDRVEFAVGHGVAVHAVVGPDVAKAVELRTAVMPHYEVPVTETPGLDPQDRPAMRRLVDEGLLDMKRLAELERGQLVAALGILTEDYAAWIEDQRARIESDAAGYAQRADEALSHCESILIRLREGVGLLATDDKALAAFRFANRAMAIQRVHSACALQRRRGRAVELAEFDVPKNRSWRPFQLAFLLLSVPGLTDPKHTDRTQPLQAHADLLWFPTGGGKTEAYLGVAAFTMAIRRLQGNLGGYDSSRGLAVIMRYTLRLLTLQQFQRATALICAMEHIRREALATGDKSLGESAFTIGLWVGNKVTPGTTEDSHKFIEAVRTPGRNPTGMASPAQLTGCPWCGTEIDPCRDIEVDKIAGRTTIYCGDKLSACDFSRGRSSKQAHPGLPVMVVDEEMYHRPPSMMIATVDKFAMMAWRGSIRNLFGRVSKECSRHGLLWPGSDCNTGHRAVAGRAVATVKTISPVRPPDLIIQDEFHLISGPLGTMVGLYESTVDELCTWQLDGEAIRPKVIASTATVRKAQQQVNNVFMRQVSVFPPHGLDVEDNFFSVQRPIGQKPGRRYLGICSPGSSRPAMLIRVYTAALTAAQALFDRFGKAADPYMTMVGYFNSLRELGGMKRLAEDDVQTRAYRVQMSMVQRPGLAQRSVMNIRELTSRVSSQDIPKYLDQLEVMFKSEWDPEKGRYVTKWEEGDARAIDIVLATNMLSVGVDVNRLGIMAVNGQPKGTAEYIQATSRVGRQFPGLVCTVLTWARPRDLSHYETFEHYHATFYKHVEAQSVTPFSPRAMDRGLTGAMLSLIRAKSDDFAPNDGAQSLKQPNQAEMLDAMKVLEARADNIAEAPAKKLAGDMLKQRADQWVNEVMQGNRILAYEKRGPDKDRTVALIKAPGAQTWDNWTVPMSMREVEPGVRLVMNSAKIKDDIQWKPRPAAADKDE